In one window of Haloterrigena salifodinae DNA:
- the arsN2 gene encoding arsenic resistance N-acetyltransferase ArsN2, with protein MSSVTVALRRADESDLPYVERLLSDEGLPSADVRSSPARFYVGYDGDERIGIGGLERYSTDGLLRSVVVERSARGNGYGKALCAALERRARADGVETLYLLTTTAAEFFAERGYEYVERTDAPPVIRETAEFDELCPASAACLRKSVLEGA; from the coding sequence GTGAGCAGCGTGACGGTCGCGCTTCGGCGGGCCGACGAGAGCGATCTCCCGTACGTCGAGCGCCTGCTGTCGGACGAGGGGTTGCCGTCGGCGGACGTCCGGTCGTCACCCGCGCGGTTCTACGTCGGCTATGACGGAGACGAGCGAATCGGCATCGGCGGCCTCGAGCGGTACAGCACCGACGGGCTGCTCCGGTCCGTCGTCGTCGAGCGATCGGCGCGAGGCAACGGGTACGGCAAGGCCCTCTGTGCAGCGCTGGAGCGGCGGGCTCGAGCCGACGGCGTCGAGACGCTGTACCTGCTGACGACGACCGCGGCCGAGTTCTTCGCGGAGCGAGGCTACGAGTACGTCGAACGGACCGACGCACCGCCCGTGATTCGGGAGACTGCCGAGTTCGACGAACTCTGTCCCGCGTCGGCCGCGTGTCTACGGAAGTCCGTGCTCGAGGGGGCGTGA
- a CDS encoding HD domain-containing protein, whose protein sequence is MLEAVRTRARSYFEAAPPAHDWHHVRRVETLAETLIDRHQSGSIDERVVTLAVYLHDIGREKEDSGEIDDHAAWGARESRRILEDIGADPATIDAVAHCVRAHRYSNAVEPERLEAKLVSDADNLDALGAVGIARTFAHGGALGEPIYDPAVPVADDETAAGATQYNHLHEKILALPERLYTDVGRELAERRAAFVREYVAQFDAELTGER, encoded by the coding sequence ATGCTCGAGGCAGTCCGAACCCGCGCGCGCAGCTATTTCGAGGCGGCCCCGCCGGCCCACGACTGGCACCACGTCCGGCGCGTCGAGACGCTCGCCGAGACGCTGATCGACCGCCACCAGAGCGGGAGCATCGACGAGCGGGTGGTGACCCTCGCCGTGTACCTCCACGATATCGGCCGCGAGAAGGAAGATAGCGGCGAAATAGACGATCACGCGGCGTGGGGCGCCCGCGAATCGCGTCGCATCCTCGAGGATATCGGCGCCGATCCGGCGACGATTGACGCCGTCGCCCACTGCGTGCGCGCCCACCGCTATTCGAACGCCGTCGAACCCGAGCGTCTCGAGGCGAAACTGGTCAGCGATGCGGACAACCTCGACGCGCTCGGCGCGGTCGGGATCGCGCGCACCTTCGCCCACGGGGGCGCGCTGGGCGAGCCGATTTACGATCCCGCAGTGCCGGTTGCCGACGACGAGACGGCCGCCGGGGCCACGCAGTACAACCACCTCCACGAGAAGATCCTCGCGTTGCCCGAGCGACTCTACACCGACGTCGGCCGGGAACTCGCCGAGCGACGCGCGGCGTTCGTCCGCGAGTACGTCGCGCAGTTCGACGCCGAACTGACCGGCGAGCGCTGA
- the sufU gene encoding Fe-S cluster assembly sulfur transfer protein SufU, which translates to MGLGSDMYRQQILDHYKNPRNYGELEDPTFTHIGENPMCGDEIRMDVKLGDDEETIEHVAFKGDGCAISQASASMLSKELRGKTLEELQEMNRDDVIDMLGVDISPMRVKCAVLAEKVAQDGAEIYQGELDVEKTTTED; encoded by the coding sequence ATGGGACTGGGCTCGGATATGTACCGACAGCAGATCCTCGACCACTACAAGAACCCCCGTAACTACGGGGAGCTCGAGGATCCGACGTTCACCCATATCGGCGAGAACCCGATGTGTGGCGACGAGATTCGCATGGACGTCAAGCTCGGCGACGACGAGGAGACGATCGAGCACGTCGCGTTCAAGGGCGACGGCTGTGCCATCAGCCAGGCCTCCGCGAGCATGCTCTCGAAGGAGCTCCGCGGGAAGACCCTCGAGGAACTCCAGGAGATGAACCGCGACGACGTCATCGACATGCTCGGTGTCGACATCTCGCCGATGCGGGTAAAGTGCGCCGTGCTGGCCGAAAAGGTCGCCCAGGACGGCGCGGAGATCTATCAGGGCGAACTCGACGTCGAGAAGACGACGACCGAGGACTGA
- a CDS encoding ABC transporter ATP-binding protein, with protein sequence MTRHSSTAITVEDLAFRYPGGDERVVDGADLRIDSGEFVAVVGGNGSGKTTLCKTFNGIVPHFFEGEFEGTVTVGDVDTREASVAELSKRVGYVFQDFDNQLVCPTVFEEVAFAPLNHGLEDYRERTYRILSRFDLEDVADRFIWELSGGQKHLVALAAALVLDPDVLVVDEPAAQLDPANAREAYEQLARLNEEDGRTVVVIEHHTEFVAEYCDSMALVADGRVQWKEPVVDALSNLEELRERGVHPPQVTQVAADVFGDRERYPVSLRDGVAAFESLVGDVDIDADGVDETEERPTADDDPDVADRASIVVDDVTHSYESLRSGRTDVLDGLSLRIERGDRVALVGPNGAGKSTLMSLFAGLEKPRSGTVTVDGVKTNGTLPETLAEDVVYVRQNPEEMFVADTVRDDIAYYLRERDREGVEERVDEVLSFLDLTALQDRDGRLLSVGQQRRVSLAIGLATEPSIVLLDEPTGSLDLGSRSEVKRTIDRAGDHIETVVIATHDLELIAEWANRVLVLEDGAVVADGSPRSILADGELLARASLRPPQVARLSDELGFQSPALSVGELADRLAPIADATVATGRREDR encoded by the coding sequence ATGACTCGACACTCATCGACGGCGATTACAGTCGAAGACCTGGCGTTCCGCTACCCCGGCGGGGATGAACGGGTGGTAGACGGCGCCGACCTCCGGATCGATTCGGGCGAGTTCGTCGCCGTCGTCGGCGGCAACGGCAGCGGCAAGACGACGCTGTGCAAGACGTTCAACGGGATCGTACCGCACTTCTTCGAGGGCGAGTTCGAGGGGACGGTGACGGTCGGCGATGTCGACACCCGCGAGGCGTCGGTGGCCGAACTCTCGAAACGAGTCGGCTACGTCTTTCAGGACTTCGATAACCAACTCGTCTGTCCGACCGTCTTCGAGGAAGTGGCGTTCGCGCCGCTCAATCACGGCCTCGAGGACTACCGGGAGCGAACCTATCGAATCCTCTCGCGGTTCGACCTCGAGGACGTTGCAGACCGGTTCATCTGGGAACTCAGCGGCGGGCAGAAACACCTTGTCGCGCTCGCGGCCGCGCTGGTGCTCGATCCGGACGTGCTCGTCGTCGACGAGCCGGCCGCACAGCTCGACCCGGCGAACGCCAGGGAGGCGTACGAACAGTTAGCGCGGCTCAACGAGGAGGACGGCAGAACCGTCGTCGTCATCGAACACCACACCGAGTTCGTCGCCGAGTACTGCGACTCGATGGCGCTGGTCGCGGACGGCCGCGTGCAGTGGAAGGAGCCGGTCGTGGACGCGCTCTCGAACCTCGAAGAACTGCGCGAACGGGGCGTCCATCCGCCGCAGGTCACGCAGGTGGCCGCGGACGTGTTCGGCGACCGCGAGCGGTATCCCGTTTCGCTGCGCGACGGCGTCGCGGCGTTCGAATCCCTCGTGGGCGATGTCGACATCGACGCCGACGGCGTCGATGAGACGGAGGAGCGACCGACAGCGGACGACGATCCCGACGTCGCCGATCGCGCCAGCATCGTCGTCGACGACGTCACACACTCCTACGAGTCGCTCCGGTCCGGCCGAACGGACGTCCTCGACGGGCTCTCGCTCCGGATCGAGCGGGGTGACCGCGTCGCGCTCGTCGGTCCCAATGGAGCGGGGAAATCGACGCTCATGAGCCTGTTCGCTGGCCTTGAGAAGCCACGGTCCGGAACGGTAACCGTCGACGGTGTCAAGACGAACGGTACTCTTCCGGAGACGCTGGCCGAAGACGTGGTGTACGTCCGCCAGAACCCCGAGGAGATGTTCGTCGCTGATACGGTTCGGGACGACATCGCTTACTACCTCCGCGAACGAGACCGTGAGGGCGTCGAGGAACGGGTCGACGAGGTCCTCTCGTTTCTGGACCTGACCGCGCTGCAAGACCGGGACGGCCGGCTGCTCAGCGTCGGCCAGCAACGGCGCGTCTCGCTGGCGATCGGGCTGGCGACGGAGCCGTCGATCGTTCTGCTGGACGAGCCGACCGGGAGCCTCGATCTCGGCAGTCGTTCGGAAGTGAAACGGACGATCGATCGCGCGGGGGATCACATCGAAACCGTCGTCATCGCGACCCACGACCTCGAGTTGATCGCCGAGTGGGCCAATCGAGTTCTCGTCCTCGAAGACGGGGCGGTCGTCGCCGACGGCTCGCCGCGGTCGATCCTCGCCGACGGCGAACTGCTCGCGCGAGCGAGCCTGCGCCCGCCACAGGTCGCCCGACTGAGCGACGAACTCGGCTTCCAATCGCCCGCGCTCAGCGTTGGCGAACTGGCGGACCGACTCGCCCCGATCGCCGATGCCACCGTCGCGACCGGGCGGAGGGAGGATCGATGA
- a CDS encoding energy-coupling factor transporter transmembrane component T family protein: MTYLDSLREGTSIDSIKTDLLRTAYDNDAAFLNRIDPRVLFAWYAVFLVVPWLFFDLMILSGLLAFVSIIAAVSRVSKFLIATLAFGTVTNLALYAVIAGLLGDGAGAVVALLPYTFKLTIISVASLAVFSSMSPKDISRGLLSLGVPRQFTFVIAYGYRMLPVLLQEYHDVVNSLRLRSCAPESPGFWRCRHYLYLLRLSVRAFYPMIFNVAKRSRVTVEAMESRGFSQSLQGSASRELQLEELRVRPFDVAFLVGSLAVVVAIAVLGS, encoded by the coding sequence ATGACGTATCTCGACTCGCTGCGCGAGGGAACGTCGATCGACTCCATCAAGACGGATCTGCTCCGGACGGCCTACGACAACGACGCGGCGTTTCTCAATCGGATCGATCCGCGCGTCCTGTTCGCGTGGTACGCCGTGTTCCTCGTCGTTCCGTGGCTGTTCTTCGATCTGATGATCCTCTCGGGGCTCCTCGCGTTCGTCTCGATCATCGCGGCCGTCTCGCGGGTCAGCAAGTTCCTGATCGCGACGCTCGCGTTTGGGACGGTCACGAATCTCGCGCTGTACGCCGTCATTGCCGGACTGCTCGGCGACGGGGCCGGGGCCGTCGTGGCGCTGCTTCCCTACACGTTCAAGCTGACCATCATTTCGGTCGCGAGCCTGGCGGTCTTCTCGAGCATGAGTCCGAAAGATATCAGCCGCGGGCTGCTCAGCCTCGGCGTCCCGCGGCAGTTCACGTTCGTCATCGCCTACGGCTACCGGATGCTGCCGGTGTTGCTCCAAGAGTACCACGACGTGGTCAACTCCCTCCGGCTCCGGAGTTGCGCCCCCGAGTCGCCTGGGTTCTGGCGGTGTCGACACTACCTGTACCTGCTTCGCCTCTCCGTACGCGCGTTCTACCCGATGATCTTCAACGTCGCAAAGCGGAGCCGAGTCACCGTCGAAGCGATGGAGTCCCGCGGGTTCTCGCAGTCGCTGCAGGGCTCTGCGAGCCGCGAACTCCAACTCGAGGAACTGCGCGTGCGTCCGTTCGACGTCGCGTTCCTCGTCGGGTCGCTGGCCGTCGTCGTCGCGATCGCCGTCTTGGGCAGCTGA
- a CDS encoding 2-phosphosulfolactate phosphatase, translating to MASQPPLEIDAQYADGLIPSRGQLPQEPEPANYVVIDVTHYSTTVLELFDAGAEYVHVPEERGDEFAFQEDHPDAKIGGGSSDDYTPTEGYDFFNSPSYVHEVDVDGRPTAITSTNGGAAVTDLRKRGGDDIDIYVGATANAAAVADHLRGDDKPTIPVAAGSKLKPSPEDTVGAVLIRRYLDGNPPSEAELAAYQEIIEAGKLAKYVDKADIRVRDLLEYSKRIDVHTAVPKLEGQRLVDVAGDGEERNEPSA from the coding sequence ATGGCCTCCCAGCCACCGCTCGAGATCGACGCACAGTACGCCGACGGGCTGATTCCGTCCCGAGGACAGCTTCCCCAGGAGCCCGAACCGGCCAACTACGTCGTCATCGACGTGACCCACTACTCGACGACCGTGCTGGAACTGTTCGACGCCGGCGCCGAGTACGTCCACGTGCCCGAGGAACGCGGCGACGAGTTCGCGTTCCAGGAGGACCATCCGGACGCGAAGATCGGCGGCGGCAGCAGCGACGACTACACGCCGACGGAGGGGTACGACTTCTTCAACTCGCCCAGCTACGTCCACGAGGTCGACGTCGACGGCCGACCGACCGCCATCACGTCGACGAACGGCGGCGCCGCGGTCACCGACCTGCGCAAGCGCGGCGGCGACGACATCGATATCTACGTCGGCGCGACGGCGAACGCGGCCGCCGTCGCCGACCACCTGCGCGGTGACGACAAACCGACCATCCCGGTCGCCGCGGGATCGAAGCTGAAGCCGTCGCCAGAGGACACCGTCGGGGCCGTGCTCATCCGGCGCTACCTCGACGGAAATCCGCCGAGCGAGGCGGAGCTCGCCGCCTACCAGGAGATCATCGAGGCCGGAAAGCTGGCGAAGTACGTCGACAAGGCCGACATCCGCGTTCGCGACCTGCTCGAGTACAGCAAGCGGATCGACGTCCACACCGCGGTGCCGAAGTTGGAAGGACAGCGCCTCGTCGACGTGGCCGGCGACGGGGAGGAGCGGAATGAGCCGTCGGCCTGA
- a CDS encoding PHP domain-containing protein has product MSRRPDGAGGSDRERGDDPAPRYDLHTHTRFSDGSEMASMIEAAVAAGYDGIGLTDHCILVDDDHGRRDRFDLVETYERRRRQIDELRERYPIDVFDAVECNYVPGTEARLEAFLEDADFEYAIGSVHLVEGCDVTAAATVADRPRAERRAVVDAYYEALVRSIESELFDVVGHVDLPERIEPLRGLTTDAHYRAVADALTTSSTVPELNAGRARRGLGRLHPNPEALELFVERDIAFVLGSDAHAPREIRARSEILTDFVRDRPPLRLASPPLRSRP; this is encoded by the coding sequence ATGAGCCGTCGGCCTGACGGCGCCGGCGGGTCGGACCGCGAGCGCGGCGACGACCCGGCCCCGCGGTACGATCTCCACACGCACACGCGGTTTTCGGACGGCTCCGAGATGGCGTCGATGATCGAGGCCGCCGTCGCGGCCGGCTACGACGGAATCGGCCTCACGGACCACTGCATCCTCGTCGACGACGACCACGGCCGTCGCGATCGGTTCGACCTGGTCGAGACGTACGAACGGCGCCGCCGTCAGATCGACGAACTGCGCGAGCGGTATCCGATCGACGTCTTCGACGCCGTCGAGTGCAACTACGTTCCCGGAACCGAGGCGCGACTCGAGGCGTTCCTCGAGGACGCCGACTTCGAGTACGCGATCGGCAGCGTCCACCTCGTCGAGGGCTGCGACGTGACGGCCGCCGCCACCGTCGCGGATCGGCCCCGCGCGGAGCGTCGGGCCGTCGTCGACGCCTACTACGAGGCGCTCGTCCGATCGATCGAGTCGGAGCTGTTCGACGTCGTCGGCCACGTCGATCTGCCCGAGCGCATCGAACCGCTCCGCGGGCTCACGACCGACGCGCACTACCGCGCCGTCGCGGACGCGCTCACGACGTCCTCGACCGTCCCCGAACTCAACGCCGGTCGCGCGCGGCGCGGGCTCGGACGGCTCCACCCGAATCCCGAGGCCCTCGAGCTGTTTGTCGAGCGAGATATCGCGTTCGTGCTGGGCTCGGACGCCCATGCGCCCCGGGAGATTCGGGCGCGAAGCGAGATCCTGACGGACTTCGTCCGCGATCGGCCGCCCCTCCGGCTCGCTTCGCCGCCGTTGCGGTCGCGCCCGTAA
- a CDS encoding IucA/IucC family protein, whose product MQNPRHDTETEYGLDGIDTLDDVLTEDRWADVGQELLAKILREFTYENIIEPEPVDESGAGSDGEWSTYEIDLEGIRYRFDAVERFWDTLGVRADSIERDAGDGFESADDPLEFVVDIEPTIDMDSITASHLVREYTNTLLADAHIDAEDGDETDAEKSVLDMSYAEIEGEMTGHPWLTFNKGRVGWGYDDYRDYAPESAESIRLSWCAVSREAAEFVSVEGLSHESLLESELDGHYGQFRAELEDRGLDPDEYLFLPVHDWQWENTIVPLFGKQLATNEIVPLGQGPDEYLPMQSIRTFVNADEPDKHNVKLPMMISNTLVWRGLPGERTEAAPLVTEYVKDVRDSDPFLRDECEVVLPGEIAGVNFDHPTFDALEAPAYQYKELLGTVWRESVTGLIDDDERAMTLSSLLHVEDDEPVVSKLVERSDLELSEWLDELFATMLPPLLHYLYRYGTAFSPHGENTILVLEDDRPSRLAVKDFVDDVNVAEAPLEELQDLPDDLEDVLLSVPPEELRLFVVYGLFVGVYRYLSDLLVRHHDYPEERFWGQVRAAIEDYQERFPELEDRFELFDLLEPALPKLTLNRNRIVDFGYGDRPERPHAIEHGTVPNPLSEVDPER is encoded by the coding sequence ATGCAGAATCCACGACACGACACCGAGACGGAGTACGGACTCGACGGTATCGACACGCTAGACGACGTGCTGACCGAGGACCGCTGGGCCGACGTCGGGCAGGAGCTGCTCGCGAAGATCCTGCGGGAGTTCACCTACGAGAATATCATAGAGCCCGAACCGGTCGACGAATCCGGAGCGGGGTCGGACGGCGAGTGGAGCACCTACGAGATCGATCTCGAGGGGATCCGCTACCGCTTCGACGCCGTCGAGCGGTTCTGGGACACCCTCGGCGTTCGCGCCGATTCGATCGAGCGCGACGCCGGTGACGGGTTTGAATCCGCCGACGATCCCCTCGAGTTCGTCGTCGACATCGAGCCGACGATCGACATGGACTCGATCACGGCCAGCCACCTCGTCCGCGAGTACACGAACACGCTGCTCGCGGACGCCCACATCGACGCCGAGGACGGCGACGAGACCGACGCCGAGAAATCGGTCCTTGACATGTCCTACGCCGAGATCGAGGGCGAGATGACCGGTCACCCGTGGCTCACGTTCAACAAGGGCCGGGTCGGCTGGGGGTACGACGACTACCGCGACTACGCGCCCGAGAGCGCCGAGTCGATCCGGCTCTCGTGGTGTGCCGTCTCGCGCGAGGCGGCCGAGTTCGTGAGCGTCGAGGGACTCTCCCACGAGTCGCTGCTCGAGTCGGAACTCGACGGCCACTACGGGCAGTTCCGCGCGGAACTCGAGGACCGCGGCCTCGATCCCGACGAGTACCTCTTCCTGCCGGTTCACGATTGGCAGTGGGAGAACACCATCGTGCCGCTGTTCGGCAAACAGCTCGCGACGAACGAGATCGTGCCGCTGGGGCAGGGTCCCGATGAGTACCTGCCGATGCAGTCGATCCGGACGTTCGTCAACGCCGACGAGCCGGACAAGCACAACGTCAAGCTCCCGATGATGATCAGCAACACGCTCGTCTGGCGCGGGCTCCCCGGCGAGCGCACCGAAGCCGCCCCGCTGGTCACGGAGTACGTCAAGGACGTTCGGGACTCGGACCCGTTCCTGCGCGACGAGTGCGAGGTCGTCCTCCCCGGCGAGATCGCCGGCGTGAACTTCGATCACCCGACGTTCGACGCGCTCGAGGCCCCGGCCTACCAGTACAAGGAACTGCTGGGCACCGTCTGGCGCGAGAGCGTCACGGGCCTGATCGACGACGATGAGCGGGCGATGACCCTCTCGTCGCTGCTCCACGTCGAGGACGACGAGCCGGTCGTCTCGAAGCTGGTCGAGCGCTCCGACCTCGAGCTCTCCGAGTGGCTCGATGAGCTGTTCGCCACGATGCTCCCGCCGCTGCTGCACTACCTCTACCGGTACGGGACCGCCTTCTCGCCCCACGGCGAGAACACGATCCTCGTCCTCGAGGATGACCGCCCGTCCCGCCTTGCCGTCAAGGACTTCGTCGACGACGTCAACGTCGCCGAGGCCCCGCTCGAAGAACTGCAGGACCTGCCCGACGACCTCGAGGACGTTCTGCTGTCCGTGCCGCCGGAGGAACTGCGCCTGTTCGTCGTCTACGGGCTGTTCGTGGGCGTCTATCGATATCTCTCGGACCTGCTGGTCCGTCATCACGACTACCCGGAGGAACGGTTCTGGGGGCAGGTCCGGGCCGCGATCGAGGACTACCAGGAGCGGTTCCCCGAGCTCGAGGACCGGTTCGAGCTGTTCGACCTGCTCGAGCCGGCGCTCCCGAAACTGACGCTGAACCGCAACCGAATCGTCGATTTCGGCTACGGCGACCGCCCCGAGCGGCCCCACGCCATCGAGCACGGCACCGTGCCGAACCCGCTGTCCGAAGTCGACCCCGAGCGGTGA
- a CDS encoding lysine N(6)-hydroxylase/L-ornithine N(5)-oxygenase family protein yields the protein MTEEDRTVSVVDGDDDASEPVVDRGHYDVLGVGLGPFNLGLAALLDGADSDPDLEAVFLEREPEFAWHEGMLIEGATLEVPFLADLVTMADPTNPYSFLNYVRERDRIYEFYFYETFQIPRREYDDYLRWVAETVPTTQFEREVTSVEYEAADAGGGRDDSDGTDDDGTADDGTFVIEAVAPETGQRYRYRADDLVMGVGSRPALPEFARDHADGDAPLFHTADYLERRPDILDTDSITVVGSGQSAAEVVLDLLERQSANGFRLDWLTRSDGFFPMEYSKLGLQHFTPEYTEYFYDLPQSRKDELLPDQDLLYKGIDPETSERIYDTLYERSIGDRDPDFGMLATTAVRDIEHLEGSYWLECEHRQQDHRFALETDAVIFGTGYQRPTPTFLEPIADRIAFDDRGRFRVNEDYRLEGDLGGADDAGGRVFVQNAEMHTHGVGTPDLGLGCYRNAVIIERLAGREVYPVDRNTVFQDFDVDQFADHAPVRTDVPRSLAPDTE from the coding sequence ATGACTGAGGAGGACCGCACCGTCTCCGTCGTCGACGGCGACGACGACGCCTCCGAACCCGTCGTCGATCGCGGTCACTACGACGTCCTCGGCGTCGGTCTCGGGCCGTTCAACCTCGGGCTCGCGGCACTGCTCGACGGCGCGGACTCCGACCCCGACCTCGAGGCCGTCTTCCTCGAGCGCGAACCCGAGTTCGCCTGGCACGAGGGGATGCTGATCGAGGGGGCCACGCTCGAGGTGCCGTTCCTCGCGGATCTGGTGACGATGGCCGATCCGACGAACCCGTACAGCTTCCTCAACTACGTCCGCGAGCGGGACCGCATCTACGAGTTCTACTTCTACGAGACGTTCCAGATCCCCCGCCGCGAGTATGACGACTACCTTCGCTGGGTCGCCGAGACGGTGCCGACGACGCAGTTCGAGCGGGAGGTGACGAGCGTCGAGTACGAGGCTGCGGACGCAGGCGGCGGACGTGACGATTCCGATGGGACAGACGATGACGGAACGGCCGACGACGGGACGTTCGTCATCGAGGCCGTCGCCCCCGAGACGGGCCAGCGCTACCGCTACCGGGCCGACGACCTCGTCATGGGCGTCGGCTCCCGGCCCGCGCTGCCAGAGTTCGCCCGCGACCACGCCGACGGGGACGCCCCCCTGTTCCACACCGCCGACTACCTCGAGCGTCGCCCGGACATCCTCGATACCGACTCGATCACCGTCGTCGGCTCCGGGCAGAGCGCCGCCGAGGTCGTCCTCGACCTGCTCGAGCGCCAGTCCGCGAACGGGTTCCGACTCGACTGGCTCACCCGCTCGGACGGCTTCTTCCCGATGGAGTACTCGAAGCTCGGGCTCCAGCACTTCACGCCCGAGTACACGGAGTACTTCTACGACCTGCCCCAGTCCCGCAAGGACGAGTTGCTGCCCGACCAGGACCTGCTGTACAAGGGGATCGATCCCGAGACCAGCGAGCGGATCTACGACACCCTCTACGAGCGCTCGATCGGCGATCGCGACCCCGACTTCGGCATGCTCGCGACGACCGCGGTCCGCGATATCGAGCACCTCGAGGGCAGCTACTGGCTCGAGTGCGAACACCGCCAGCAGGACCATCGGTTCGCCCTCGAGACCGACGCCGTGATCTTCGGGACGGGCTACCAGCGGCCGACGCCGACCTTCCTCGAGCCGATCGCCGACCGGATCGCGTTCGACGACCGGGGTCGGTTCCGCGTGAACGAGGACTACCGCCTCGAGGGGGACCTCGGCGGGGCGGACGACGCCGGCGGCCGCGTGTTCGTCCAGAACGCCGAGATGCACACTCACGGCGTCGGCACGCCGGACCTCGGACTTGGCTGTTACCGGAACGCGGTCATCATCGAGCGACTCGCCGGCCGCGAGGTGTATCCTGTCGATCGGAACACTGTCTTCCAGGACTTCGACGTCGACCAGTTCGCTGACCACGCGCCGGTTCGCACCGACGTGCCACGATCGCTTGCACCCGATACGGAGTAA
- a CDS encoding GNAT family N-acetyltransferase, with translation MTARETARGPHATVVSDYDFEYYDETIDRHIGFRPVDLERDLGRLHAWLGSDHVKPYWQLDESLPEFRETLREKLADDHQTLYVGCLDHVPMSYWERYWAAEDDLSAYYDAEPADQGIHLLIGPPEYLGEGYATPLFRAMMALEFSHPETDRVVAEPDARNDAVLAVLEQCGCELRRQFEFAEEEKTATLVVCTRERFEREIWPPTATADGDEAAARPAEVSDDD, from the coding sequence ATGACGGCGCGAGAGACCGCTCGCGGCCCCCACGCCACCGTCGTCTCGGACTACGACTTCGAGTACTATGACGAGACGATCGACCGTCACATCGGGTTCCGTCCGGTCGACCTTGAGCGGGATCTGGGTCGCCTGCACGCCTGGCTCGGCTCGGATCACGTCAAGCCCTACTGGCAACTCGACGAGTCGCTGCCCGAGTTCCGCGAGACGCTCCGGGAGAAGCTCGCGGACGACCATCAGACACTGTACGTCGGCTGTCTCGATCACGTCCCGATGAGCTACTGGGAGCGCTACTGGGCCGCCGAGGACGATCTGTCGGCGTACTACGACGCCGAGCCGGCCGATCAGGGAATTCACCTCCTTATCGGGCCGCCGGAGTACCTCGGCGAGGGGTACGCGACGCCGCTGTTCCGGGCGATGATGGCCCTCGAGTTCAGTCATCCCGAGACCGATCGGGTCGTCGCCGAACCCGACGCGCGCAACGACGCGGTACTGGCGGTCCTCGAACAGTGCGGCTGCGAGCTCAGGCGTCAGTTCGAGTTCGCGGAGGAGGAAAAGACGGCGACCCTCGTCGTCTGTACGCGCGAGCGGTTCGAACGCGAGATTTGGCCGCCGACCGCGACCGCGGACGGGGACGAGGCGGCCGCACGACCGGCCGAGGTGAGCGACGATGACTGA